AAAATCAGAGCCAACATGGCACATTGTTAAAACAGATCAGGGAATCGGACCTAGAGCTGCATCATTCATGAACAAAGCTCTCTATGCAAGAGCTCAGGAATTAGGAGTAAAAGTACTTCTTGAGACACCTGCTAAGAAGATCATTATAAAAGACGGAAAAGTTGCAGGCGTACTTGCAACAGATAAAGATGGTAAAGAAATCGAAGTTGCTTGTAAAGCTGCAATCGTATGTACTGGTGGAGCTGGATGCAACAAAGAATTCATCGAAAAAGAGACAGGATACAAACATGGCGAGGATATGTTCAATTTTGCTATTCCGGGAATCATGGGAGACGGACTTCGCATGGCATGGGAAGCAGGAGCTGATCACCTTCCAGTAAGAATCGAGCAGGCAGCTGCTATCGAAGGTGTAGATGATCTTCCGGGAAGCGTTGGAAACATCATGGGACAGCCAAATTTACTTGTAAACTTACAGGGAAAACGTGTTATGAATGAGGATCATATGCAGAACACAACATTCCTTTCAAACGTTTGCTCACACCAGAAAGGAAGAGTCTGCATCAGTATCATCGATTCTTCTATCGCAAAATACTACATGAGAAATGGTGTAGATAACGTATCTATGGTTCGTCCAGATCCAGATGTATCTGATTTCGCTGAGGCAATCAAGATGGCAAAAGAGAACGGAAATGAAGGTCTGTTTATCGCTGATACAATCGAAGAGCTTGCTGAAAAAGCAGGTATCGATGTAGATAACCTTGTAGATACAGTAGAAGAATACAATGACTTCTGCGATGGCGTTGATGAAGAATTCTTCAAAGACAAGAGATACTTAAGACCAATCACAAAGGCTCCATTCTATGGTGCAAGAATCCGTCCAGGCGGATATGGAACAGTTGGTGGAATCCGTATCAACGAAAACTGTGAAGCTTGTAACAAAGACTTCGAGCCAGTTCCAGGACTGTATGCAGCCGGAGCAGATGCTTGTAACATTTATGATGACAGTTATATGTTCTTACTTCCAGGCAATTCTATGGGATTTGCTGTTAACACAGGACGTATCGCTGGTATGAGCGCAGCTGAATATGTTGAAGATGAAGAGTAATCAGTAGATTTTTATCGCAACATTAAATTGAATGAATAATGACAGAATAGAAGATGAGCAGAAGCAGGTAACATAGCTTCTGCTCATCTGGGATAAAAGGGTAATACTGGAGGAATTCAAATGAAAGAAACAATAACAGATATTATGAATCGCAGAAGTGTAAAGAATTATAAACCGGAACAGATTACAGATGAAGAGCTAATGACTGTATTAAAAGCAGGAATGAATGCTCCATCTGGTGGAAACAAGCAGTCGCCAATCTTTATTGCAGTACAGAATCCAGAATGGATCAAGAAACTGTGCAAACTGAATGCAGAGATAGCAGGAGCACCGGAAGGATTTGATGTATTTTACGGAGCACCGACAATTATCTTAGTATTGGCAGAAAAAGGTGTAGGTAATCCGGTAGAAGACGGAAGCCTTTGCCTTGGAAACATGTTCAATGCAGCATATGCACTCGGACTTGGCTCAAGATGGATTAACCGTATCCGTGAGACATTTGAGACAGATCTTGGCAAGGAATTATTAAAAGAGGCTGGATATGAAGGCGAGTACATAGGAGTTGGTTCTTGCATTCTTGGATATCCTGCTGATGGATTTCCGGGACCAATCGAAAGAAAGCCAGATTATTTTAAAATAATAAAATAAAAATGGAGGACAAAGACATGGAACAGAAAAATAAAGAAGTAATTCGGAAATTCTATCAGGAATTTTTTAATGATCATATCGTAGAATCTGCAGATAAATATGTGAGAGAAGATTATATTCAACATAATCCAGGTGTTGATCAGGGAAGAGAAGCATTGAAAACAGCGTTTGCTGACAAATTTGTTGAGCATCCAGATTTCCGTTTGAACATTCATATGATGATTGCAGAGAAGGATATGGTTGCTGTTTATTTGAAAAATGTTGATCCAGAAGGTAATACAAAATGCCGTGTTGTAGATATTTATCGTCTGGAAGATGGAAAACTTGCCGAACATTGGGATGTACTTCAGCCATGTTAAACATAAATAAGAAAAAAATAGCAGTCAGCATTTTCTTCACAGCATTTGCATTTGGATTAAACATTGTAGGAATTTCACCTGTACTTGGAATTGTCAATGAAAAATATCAGCAATATGGAACAAGTGCGATACAGCTTTTACAGACAATTCAGTACCTGCTGATCATGATTGGTTCACTGATGATCGGATGGCTGACAACAAAAATTAGTAAAAAGAAGATTGTACTGATAGGATTGGCAATTATCGGAATCTGTGGATTGATGCCATTTTTCTCAGACAACTTTTGGGTTCTGGTTGTATCCAGAGTATTGATTGGATTTGGATTTGGTATTACAGGTCCGATGAATACAGCAATCGCAGCAGAATTGATTCCGGAAGAAGAACGTGCAGGTTATATGGGACTTCACGTAGTCGGCATGGGAATCGGAACGATGGCAGGAAGTATGCTTGGCGGTACGCTGGCAGGATTCAGTTATCGAAACTATTATCTTGTTTATCTGATTCCATTCATCGCAATGGTTGGTGTTCAGGCATTTCTGGTAGAAACACCACCGACAAAGACAGAAAAGGCATCGGATATGAAGCTGAATAAGATGGTATATCTGATTTCATTCGCATCATTTGCACATACATTGTTTATTAATGCATACAGCACGAACATTGGAATTTACATCGCAGAGAATATATCAAATAATCCTGGACTGGCAGGTATGGTGACATCAGTAAATGCAGCATTTGCACTGGGAACAGGTATGATTTTCTCAAAGATATCTGCAGTGTTAAAAAACTTTACGTTACCATTTTCAATTTTGACTGCAGCAGTCGGATATGGACTGGTATTGACAGTACATGGCATGGCAGGAGTATTGATTGTGAGTGCGCTTTGCGGAGTGTCATTAAGTTGTTTTATGGCAACCGGATCTTATCTGCTTTCAATTTCTGTTGAACAGGAAGCAGTAGCAAAGGCAAGCGGGCTATTTTCCATTATCGGCGGAATCGGTGGACTGATCGCTCCAATCTTTATGGGAAATGCAGCAAGAATCGTATTAGGTGAAAATACAGCGGTGAATCAGTTTGTAATCGCATTCTTCGGAATGTTGAGTTTTGGAGTGATCGCAGCAGTGATCATGATGAAAAAGAAGGAGAATAAGTAAACTATGAAAAAATATGGTTTTGGTGTTGATATCGGAGGAACAACCTGCAAGATAGGTCTCTTTGATATGAGCGGAACAATTTTAGAAAAATGGGAAATTAAAACGAACACAGAAAATCATGGTGCAGCAATCTTAGATGACGTTGCAGCAGCTGTGTTAGGTAAGATGGAAGAGAAAGGCATCGTAAAAGACGATGTACAGGGAATCGGACTTGGTGTTCCGGGACCGGTTGACAGTGAAGGAACTGTTCATAAATGCGTAAACCTTGGATGGGACGTTATCAATGTAGAAAAAGCTTTAAATGAGAAGACAGGTCTCTTTGTAAAAGCAGGAAATGATGCCAATGTAGCAGCTCTCGGTGAGATGTGGCAGGGGGGCGGAAAAGGTCACCAGAATGTAATTATGGTAACACTCGGAACAGGTGTTGGCGGTGGTATCATCGTTGATGGTAAGATTATCGCAGGTTCACACGGAGCTGGTGGAGAACTTGGACACATTCACATGAATGATGATGAGACAGAAGCTTGTGGATGTGGAAATAAAGGATGTCTGGAGCAGTATGCATCAGCAACAGGAATCGTCCGTATGGCAAAGAAACAGCTTGCAAAAGAAACAAGAAATACAAAGCTGAAAGCATTTGAACCTTTAACAGCAAAAGATATTTTTGATGTTGCAAAAGAAGGGGATGAAGTAGCACTTGAATTAGTTAATGGACTTTGCACAATGCTTGGAACAGCACTGGCAAATGTTGCAGCAGTAGCAGATCCTGAGATTTTCGTTATCGGCGGCGGAGTATCCAGAGCTGGAGATATCTTGATTCAGGGAATCCAGAATAAATTTAAAGAGAAAGCATTTCATGCATGTCGTGCAACAGGTATTTCGCTTGCAACACTTGGAAATGATGCGGGAATGTATGGTTGTGTAAGATTATTATTTTAATAGAAACAGGAAAGAAATCTGTCGGGTTTGATTTGGATTCGGCAATTCCGATAAAACCATAAGGTTATGAAAAAGGAGGAAATTATGGCAGTTATTACAATTGATGGGAAAAAAATAGAAGTCCCAGAAGGTAAAAATGTCCTGGATTGTGCGTTAGATGCAGGCATTTATATTCCACATTTGTGTCACCATAAAGATTTGAGCCCACTTGGTTCATGTCGTATGTGTGTAGTAGAAGTAGAAGGGCAGGAGGGTGTAACAACTTCTTGTACATTAAAAGCAAAAGACGGAATGAACATTACTACAAAGAGTGATGAACTTGAACGTCTTCGTATGTTAGCATTAGAGCTTCTTTTAGCAGGTCATCCGGAAGATTGCTCAACATGTCCAAAATATGGTAACTGTGAATTACAGATGCTGATCCAGTATATCGGACCAAAGACAGGTCGTCTGAAATTACGTGCAAAAGGTTTCAAACAGAATGAAGAAAATCCATTGATCATTCATGATATGAACCGTTGTGTACTTTGCGGACGTTGTGTGCGTGCATGTAACGAACTTCGTGGAGTAAAAGTTCTTCAGTATCAGAAGAAAGAACTGGAAACATATGTAGGAACTGTACATAATAAACTGTTAAAAGATGCAGATTGTCGTTTCTGTCAGGCTTGTGTGGAAGTCTGTCCGACAGGTACGATTCGTGATAAACTGATGAATTCAGAAGTGAAGAAAGAGGATGCTGTAGTGCCATGCCGTCATGCATGTCCAGCACATACAGATATCCCTCGTTACATCAGACACGTGAAAAACGGAGAATATGATGAGGCAGCAGCCGTTATTCGTGAGAAAGTTCCATTCCCGAAGGCTCTTGGATATATCTGTAGCCACGTATGTGAATTACAGTGTAAGAGAAAAGAAGTAAGTGATCCAATGGCAATCCGTGACATCAAACGTTATGCAGCAGAGCATGATACAGGTGCTTACTGGAAAGGCAAAGGAAAACAGCTTGCAGATACAGGAAAGAAAGTATGTGTTGTAGGAGCAGGTCCTGCAGGTCTGACAGCAGCATATTACTTAAGAAAACAGGGATATGATGTAACATTGAAAGAAGCCCTTCCAACAGTTGGTGGTATGATGGCTTATGGAATTCCTGCATATCGTCTTCCAAGAGAAATCATTGCTGAGGAAGCAAAAGTAATCGAAGAGCAGGGCGTTAAGATTGAAGTAAATGCAAAAGTTGAGAAACCGGTAGATCTGTTGAATGAATATGATGCAGTATTAATGACAATCGGTGGACATAAAGGTGTTCGTCTTCCAATGGAAGGTAGTGAACTTGACGGAGTTATCCTGAATGCTGACTTCTTACGTAACTGCAGCATGGGTAAAGAAACAGGCATGGGCAAACGTGTTATCGTTCTCGGTGGTGGAAACGTTGCATTTGATTGTGCAAGATCTGCAAAACGTCTTGGAGCAGAGGAGATTCATCTGGCATGTCTGGAAGCAAGAGAAGTTATGACAGCCGATGATGAAGAAATCGAACAGGCAAAAGAAGAGGGAATCTTCGTACATCCTGCACAGACATTTGAGAGAATTACAGGAACAGATCATGTAACAGGTGTTGATTTCATGAATGTGAAATCATTTACATTTGATGAAAACCGCCGTGCAATCATTGAAAAAGAAGAAGGTTCAGAGCATCACATCGATGCAGATACAGTTATCTTTGCAGTGGGTCAGAGACCTGATATCACAGAAGAAGCAGGTCTTGAACTTGGAAGAGCAAACAGTATCGCAGTAAAAGATATTGAACATGATAAGACAACTTCTGTAGAAGGTATCTTCGCAGCAGGAGATGTTATTTACGGAACAAAATCAGTAATCATGGCTATCGAGTCAGGAAGAGAAGCAGCTTCTCAGATTGACAAGTATCTTGGCGGAGATGGAGACATTTCTGAAGTACTTGCTCCTGAGCAGAAAGCAGATCCATATATCGGACAGTGTCCTGGATTCGGATATGAAGAAAGAAAACATACACAGGTTGATCCGGCAGAGAGCAGAAGCGATAACTTTAAACTGTTTGATCACGGAATTTGTGACGCAGATATCTGTGCAGAAGCTGGAAGATGTCTTCAGTGTGACTTACGTCTGCAGATTTCCAGACCAAGTCTCTGGGGCGATTTCGTAGAAAATAAGGAGGCTGAATAAGATGAGTGCATTAGAGAACGCAAAAAATGGAAGCAGTCAGGATGTCCTGAATAAAATCCAGGAAGCAAATCTTTCTGAGTATGGTTTATGTGCACAGCCATTATTCGACCGTCTGATGGCAGCGAAAGAAGAAAGTGCAGAGGAACAGAAAGAATTAGGTATTGTAGCAGCACTGAATAATGCAGATACAGATCATGCATTACTGGCAGTTTTAAAAGAACAGCCGGAGCAGGTGATGGAAGGAATTTCCATTGCTGCTTATGCTCTGGGAACAGAGAAAAAATCATTACAGATTCCGGAAGAAGAAACAGACCTTTTCGAGAGCCTGAAAGAAACAGCAGAGAAATATGGCGTTGAGCTGGTAAGTGGTATTGTGAATGTCCGTGCAGCAAAAGGAAGCGCTGTACTTCATATCGTTACAGTGAAAAATCTTGCCGATCTGTTTGACGGAGCTTACGAAGATGGTGTTTATGTATCAGTAAACGGAGCAGACCTTCAGAAAGTTGCAAAAGATAAAAAAATTGCAGAACTGATTGATACAGATGATGTAAAAGCGTTATACTTTGGATATGAGTATCATACACCGGAAGCTGCTGAGACGACAGTCGGTGAAGCTGGAATCACAAACGGTGTTGTACGAGTTCTGACAAGCAAAGACTGTATCGTACAGGGAGCACAGAAAGAACTTCTTGCTTCCAGAAAGACAAGCTGTGGGAAATGTGTATTCTGCCGTGAAGGACTGATTCAGTTAGAGCATATGCAGAAAGAAATCACAGAAGGAAGAGGAAAGGTTGAATTTATCGATCTGACAAAAGAAATCGGTGAAGCAATGTGCTACTCTACACCATGTTCTATGGGACAGGTATCAGCAAAAGCTGCCTTAAGTGCAACAGAGCTGTTCACAAAAGAATATGAAGAACATATTAAGAAGAAAAACTGCCCGGCAGGAGCTTGTACTTCTTTCGTTAACATTTACATTGATCCATCACTGTGTAATGGTTGTGGAGAATGTATGGATGTATGTCCAAAAGACTGTATCGAAGGAAAAGCAAAATACATTCATATGATCGATGATTTCGATTGTACAAAATGTGGTAAATGTATGGAAGTTTGTGATGAAGATGCTATCGTACAGACAACAGGTAAGTTACCAAAACTTCCAAACAGATTAACAAAGGTTGGTAAATTTAAGAAGAGATAAAAAGATGTTAAAAGGGAACACTGCAAGTGAAAAATGGCAATATTTTAAAGATTATTATTTAAAGACAACAATTGTAATAGCTGCTGCAATTATTTTTGGAATTTATATATTGTATACAACTGTATTTGCATATAAAAGTCCAGTAGTGACGGTGCTTGTGATATCCTCAGAAGAACCGGATTGTGGTGGTCTTGAACAAGAACTTGAAGAGTTTTTGGATGTAGACTATGTTGCGGTAGAATGGATGAGTCAGGATGCATCAAACTTAGCAAGTGTTTTACCAACGCGTTTTGCAGCCGGGGATATTGATATATTGATCTCCCCGGATGCAATTTATAAAAAATATGCACAGGAGGGTGCGATGGAAGATGTGGATGGAGTTTCTGTGCAAACTTCAAAAGTAATAAAATCATATCTTTCGGATACGGACTCTCTGGTCATTGGAGTGGTAAAGAATTCCAATGATGTAGACGAAAAAAGGGCAACCTTCAATTACTTGATTCAACAATAGAGAAATGAGGTCAGATGCAAAAAATGCGTCTGACCTCATTTTCGTTGGTGCATTTCTTTTATTAATACTGATTTGTAATTTCCCACAGACATACATTATGTGGATAGATCGGAGAAGTAACCGTAAGTGTATGTTCAACTTGCATATAAAGTGCTCTTTCTTCCGGTACACATGCAGATAATAAATAGTTCATATCTTCTGGCAAGGGGGAAAGTTTTTCATAGAGAAAGGTCTCTTCATCAATATTTCCATTTATCAGTTCTCCAAGTCGGATATCCAGATAACTTCCGTGAAAACGATCGAGCAGATATCGCTTGATTCGATAAGTTCCGGATGGAATGTTATTCAGATGAAATGTCATCTGAAGCGGTGGCATATGTTCATAGTGCTTATACATATTCCGAAGAGAATGTTCTTCTGCATTGCTTAAAAAAGCAGAGCTTGAAAATGGAACACAATGCCAGGAGATAATCTGGTAATTTTTTTCGTCGATTTGTGTAATACAATAATTGTCGCCCTGCTCGATCAGACGAGTGCCAAGTTTACTTAGAAGCCGGAACGCATAGTATCCTGGTGTCCGAATCTGGTTTCCTGTAATCAGACCGATTCCGTTTATATGGTAGGATTCGGGACTTTCAATGTTGGATAGCGTGTCGGCAAGCATCCAGTAACCGGATAGTGGAGCCTGTTTATGGACTGCAAGTAAATTGTGACAGAGGAATGCAGCCTGATAACAGGAGTTGTTAATATAACTTCCCGGAATCAGGGAGGAATTATATTCCGTGATATACAATGGAATATCATGTCCGAAAATCTGCTTTATTTTTCGTTTCATCCAGGACACCTGAATCGAGAAGATGTTTGGATCCAAAAGCCGGATAAGTTTTTGTGTCTGTTCATGTAATAAATATTGTGCGGTAAACATATGAACGGAAATAAAATCCGGGGTAATCTGATTTTTTACAAATAATTCCAGATAATCGAGAAAGTCTGTCGAAGGCAGACCGGTATTATGTCCGGGACCACCAAATTTGGCAGAAGGAATATAAGTAAGAATCAGATTTTTCATAATTTTATAACCTTCGATATAAGTGTCAAGTGGTTCCGCAGGAGGATTCCACAGTTCGAAAATCCATTGATTGTACCATGTAGGTTCGTAATGGGTGGTCACATATTTTAGGAAAGCTTCTAAAAGCAGATGAAACTTTTTATTCGTACTGTATCCTCGAAAAATCCATTGATTGGAGTTATTTTGCAAATAGTTATAAGAGTTTTTACCAAGTTCGATAAAAGGAATCAGGTTCAAATGTTGTAACAGGTTTAAAGATTGCTCAATGGATGCAAAGTAAAAACCGTTCTGGTCAGCCAACCGGGGAATCATAGCATTGCTGATGAGTCCTTCTATGCGGACATATTTTACAGGAAGTTCCCGGACTGTTCGCGTCAATTGTTCCTGGAAAGAAACAGAGAGCAAAGTTTTGGCAAAACCAATATTTATCATAGAACACAAATTTTGCGAAAAAGCAGTTGTTGTTGAACAATCAACTGTAATATTACGTTCTTCCTTTTCTATATCCGTATTTAGGTAAACATTTCGCTCATTTATCTGTGGGGTTTCTTTATCTTGCAAAGAAATAAGCTGACTGTTTTTACGATATTCTTTTGGTGAACATCCATGTGTGGTCCGAAAATATTTATTGAATGTAGCTGCATTTGCAAATCCATGATTTAAGGCGATATCTGTCACAGATTCATCAGAGTAGCGCAGGTCATGTTCTGCGTGTTGAATACGCAGCAAATTTACATATTCACTAAATTTCATATGGAAACAGTCTTTGAACACCTTAGACAG
This Ruminococcus hominis DNA region includes the following protein-coding sequences:
- a CDS encoding nitroreductase family protein codes for the protein MKETITDIMNRRSVKNYKPEQITDEELMTVLKAGMNAPSGGNKQSPIFIAVQNPEWIKKLCKLNAEIAGAPEGFDVFYGAPTIILVLAEKGVGNPVEDGSLCLGNMFNAAYALGLGSRWINRIRETFETDLGKELLKEAGYEGEYIGVGSCILGYPADGFPGPIERKPDYFKIIK
- a CDS encoding GH39 family glycosyl hydrolase, which translates into the protein MNVKQNFPLTSLTQYAVDSPLTFCHDTFDILCILSGSIKIALDHHDARTYQHSDVLIIHPNQSASFSSNEENEILHMCLLPSFIEKYLGTDSIIFCDSTLEPNRSYLAVRRLISNISWRYHADGPVYDLSLYSLLFELLDLLKREYTLNLPLSIEYKNEKQKERSLEIQDYIRQNYNQPITLTTLAEHLHLSVQYLSKVFKDCFHMKFSEYVNLLRIQHAEHDLRYSDESVTDIALNHGFANAATFNKYFRTTHGCSPKEYRKNSQLISLQDKETPQINERNVYLNTDIEKEERNITVDCSTTTAFSQNLCSMINIGFAKTLLSVSFQEQLTRTVRELPVKYVRIEGLISNAMIPRLADQNGFYFASIEQSLNLLQHLNLIPFIELGKNSYNYLQNNSNQWIFRGYSTNKKFHLLLEAFLKYVTTHYEPTWYNQWIFELWNPPAEPLDTYIEGYKIMKNLILTYIPSAKFGGPGHNTGLPSTDFLDYLELFVKNQITPDFISVHMFTAQYLLHEQTQKLIRLLDPNIFSIQVSWMKRKIKQIFGHDIPLYITEYNSSLIPGSYINNSCYQAAFLCHNLLAVHKQAPLSGYWMLADTLSNIESPESYHINGIGLITGNQIRTPGYYAFRLLSKLGTRLIEQGDNYCITQIDEKNYQIISWHCVPFSSSAFLSNAEEHSLRNMYKHYEHMPPLQMTFHLNNIPSGTYRIKRYLLDRFHGSYLDIRLGELINGNIDEETFLYEKLSPLPEDMNYLLSACVPEERALYMQVEHTLTVTSPIYPHNVCLWEITNQY
- a CDS encoding FAD-dependent oxidoreductase, whose translation is MAVITIDGKKIEVPEGKNVLDCALDAGIYIPHLCHHKDLSPLGSCRMCVVEVEGQEGVTTSCTLKAKDGMNITTKSDELERLRMLALELLLAGHPEDCSTCPKYGNCELQMLIQYIGPKTGRLKLRAKGFKQNEENPLIIHDMNRCVLCGRCVRACNELRGVKVLQYQKKELETYVGTVHNKLLKDADCRFCQACVEVCPTGTIRDKLMNSEVKKEDAVVPCRHACPAHTDIPRYIRHVKNGEYDEAAAVIREKVPFPKALGYICSHVCELQCKRKEVSDPMAIRDIKRYAAEHDTGAYWKGKGKQLADTGKKVCVVGAGPAGLTAAYYLRKQGYDVTLKEALPTVGGMMAYGIPAYRLPREIIAEEAKVIEEQGVKIEVNAKVEKPVDLLNEYDAVLMTIGGHKGVRLPMEGSELDGVILNADFLRNCSMGKETGMGKRVIVLGGGNVAFDCARSAKRLGAEEIHLACLEAREVMTADDEEIEQAKEEGIFVHPAQTFERITGTDHVTGVDFMNVKSFTFDENRRAIIEKEEGSEHHIDADTVIFAVGQRPDITEEAGLELGRANSIAVKDIEHDKTTSVEGIFAAGDVIYGTKSVIMAIESGREAASQIDKYLGGDGDISEVLAPEQKADPYIGQCPGFGYEERKHTQVDPAESRSDNFKLFDHGICDADICAEAGRCLQCDLRLQISRPSLWGDFVENKEAE
- a CDS encoding nuclear transport factor 2 family protein; amino-acid sequence: MEQKNKEVIRKFYQEFFNDHIVESADKYVREDYIQHNPGVDQGREALKTAFADKFVEHPDFRLNIHMMIAEKDMVAVYLKNVDPEGNTKCRVVDIYRLEDGKLAEHWDVLQPC
- a CDS encoding NADH-ubiquinone oxidoreductase-F iron-sulfur binding region domain-containing protein; the encoded protein is MSALENAKNGSSQDVLNKIQEANLSEYGLCAQPLFDRLMAAKEESAEEQKELGIVAALNNADTDHALLAVLKEQPEQVMEGISIAAYALGTEKKSLQIPEEETDLFESLKETAEKYGVELVSGIVNVRAAKGSAVLHIVTVKNLADLFDGAYEDGVYVSVNGADLQKVAKDKKIAELIDTDDVKALYFGYEYHTPEAAETTVGEAGITNGVVRVLTSKDCIVQGAQKELLASRKTSCGKCVFCREGLIQLEHMQKEITEGRGKVEFIDLTKEIGEAMCYSTPCSMGQVSAKAALSATELFTKEYEEHIKKKNCPAGACTSFVNIYIDPSLCNGCGECMDVCPKDCIEGKAKYIHMIDDFDCTKCGKCMEVCDEDAIVQTTGKLPKLPNRLTKVGKFKKR
- a CDS encoding MFS transporter, with product MLNINKKKIAVSIFFTAFAFGLNIVGISPVLGIVNEKYQQYGTSAIQLLQTIQYLLIMIGSLMIGWLTTKISKKKIVLIGLAIIGICGLMPFFSDNFWVLVVSRVLIGFGFGITGPMNTAIAAELIPEEERAGYMGLHVVGMGIGTMAGSMLGGTLAGFSYRNYYLVYLIPFIAMVGVQAFLVETPPTKTEKASDMKLNKMVYLISFASFAHTLFINAYSTNIGIYIAENISNNPGLAGMVTSVNAAFALGTGMIFSKISAVLKNFTLPFSILTAAVGYGLVLTVHGMAGVLIVSALCGVSLSCFMATGSYLLSISVEQEAVAKASGLFSIIGGIGGLIAPIFMGNAARIVLGENTAVNQFVIAFFGMLSFGVIAAVIMMKKKENK
- a CDS encoding FAD-dependent oxidoreductase, translated to MKSEGKNMADYETQVVVIAGGPSGLSAAVQAAEDGAEVIVLEKAAAIGGAANMGMGPLGIGTKYQKQQMEDVTVEKAFNMFMEYTHYNVDARLVKRYFEQSAETIEWLEDMGVEFEGAYRYFPKSEPTWHIVKTDQGIGPRAASFMNKALYARAQELGVKVLLETPAKKIIIKDGKVAGVLATDKDGKEIEVACKAAIVCTGGAGCNKEFIEKETGYKHGEDMFNFAIPGIMGDGLRMAWEAGADHLPVRIEQAAAIEGVDDLPGSVGNIMGQPNLLVNLQGKRVMNEDHMQNTTFLSNVCSHQKGRVCISIIDSSIAKYYMRNGVDNVSMVRPDPDVSDFAEAIKMAKENGNEGLFIADTIEELAEKAGIDVDNLVDTVEEYNDFCDGVDEEFFKDKRYLRPITKAPFYGARIRPGGYGTVGGIRINENCEACNKDFEPVPGLYAAGADACNIYDDSYMFLLPGNSMGFAVNTGRIAGMSAAEYVEDEE
- a CDS encoding ROK family glucokinase, which produces MKKYGFGVDIGGTTCKIGLFDMSGTILEKWEIKTNTENHGAAILDDVAAAVLGKMEEKGIVKDDVQGIGLGVPGPVDSEGTVHKCVNLGWDVINVEKALNEKTGLFVKAGNDANVAALGEMWQGGGKGHQNVIMVTLGTGVGGGIIVDGKIIAGSHGAGGELGHIHMNDDETEACGCGNKGCLEQYASATGIVRMAKKQLAKETRNTKLKAFEPLTAKDIFDVAKEGDEVALELVNGLCTMLGTALANVAAVADPEIFVIGGGVSRAGDILIQGIQNKFKEKAFHACRATGISLATLGNDAGMYGCVRLLF